Genomic segment of Mycobacteriales bacterium:
CGAGCCGTTCGGACACCAGGGGATGTCCTTCGACATCGAGGGTTCTCTCGGCATCGCGCTCTACCCGGCGCACGCCCCGGACGTCGCGACCCTCATGCAGCGGGCGGACGTCGCCATGTATCTGGCGAAGGAATCGGGTACCGGGATCGAGATCTACTCGGCGGATCGGGACCGGCACTCGCCGAGCCGGCTCGGCCTGTCCGGGGATCTGCGCCGGGCGCTGTCCAGTGGCGAGCTTGCGATGCACTACCAGCCCAAGGTCGACATGGTTACCGGGGCCGTGACGGGCGTCGAGGCGTTGCTTCGCTGGTGCCACCCGGAACGCGGGCTGCTCCAGCCGGACGACTTCCTCCCGCTGGCCGAGAGCAGCGGACTGATGCGCCGGATCACGCACTTCGCGGTCGAATCGGCACTCGACCAGGCGGCGCGTTGGGAGGAGATGGGACTCGCCGTGCCCGTGGCCGTCAACGTCTGCGCGCGGGACCTCTATGACGGGCTGTTCGTCGATTACCTGCGCGGCCAGCTGGCCGGACGCGGTCTTGCCCCGACGACGGTGCAGCTCGAGGTCACCGAGAGCATGTTGATGGCCGATCCCGGCCGGGCCGCGGTGACGCTCGACGCCCTGCACGAGCTCGGCGTCAGCATCTCGCTCGACGATTTCGGGACCGGCTACTCCTCCCTCGTCCACTTGCGCCGGCTGCCGGTCAGCGAGATCAAGATCGATCGTTCGTTCGTCGGCCGGATGACCGGGGACGAGGACGACGCGGTCATCGTCCGATCGATGATCGATCTCGGCGCGGCGCTCGGCGTGCGTGTCGTCGCCGAGGGGGTTGAAACCGCGGCGGCCTGGCGGCGGCTCGCCGAGTTCGGCTGTCCGGCCGCGCAGGGCTGGTTCTTCTCCAAGGCGCTACCTGCGGATGACGCAACCGGCTGGCTGCGCGGAGAGTCTCCGAGCGTCATCAGCCTGCCGGACGACGCCGGGGCCGCGTTCCGCTAGCGGTTTTCGACTGGCGCTGGCCCGTAGGATCGGTGGTATGGCGGCCATCACCCGGGCCGAGGTCGAACACCTCGCCCGTCTCGCGCGGATCGACCTGAGCAGTGCGGAGCTGGATGCCGTGTCGAGCCAGCTGGAGGTCATTCTGACTTCCGTCGCCCGGGTTGCCGAGGTGGCAGCCGCCGATATCCCGCCGACCTCGCACGCGGTGCCGCTGACGAATGTCTTCCGGCCGGACGTCGTGACCGGGTCGCTCGACCGTGCCGAGCTCCTTGCGGCCGCTCCCGCGGCCGAGGGTGGCCGGTTCCGTGTCCCGAGAATCCTGGACGGGGAGTGACCGAGCTCACCCGGTCGACGGCGACCGAGCTCGCGGCCCGGATGGCGTCCGGCGAGGTGTCCTCGGTGGAAGTGACCCAGGCCCACCTCGACCGAATCTCGGTGGTGGGCCCGAAACTGAACGCGTTCCTGTACCTCGATGTGGAAGGAGCCCTCGCCGCCGCCCGCGCCGTCGACGATGCGCGCGGTAGGGGCGAGCTCCTCGGCCCACTGGCGGGGGTGCCACTCGCGCTCAAGGACGTCCTCGTACAGCGCGGTGTGCCGACCACGGCGGGCTCCAAGATCCTCGAGGGTTGGCGGCCGCCCTACGATGCGACGGTCGTGCGCCGGCTGCGCGCCGCCGGGGTCGTGATCGTCGGCAAGACGAACATGGACGAGTTCGCGATGGGCTCGTCGACGGAGAACTCGGCTTTCGGCCCAACTCACAACCCATGGGATCTATCCCGGGTGCCCGGTGGCTCATCCGGCGGGTCGGCGGCCGCGGTGTCGGGGTTTCTCGCTCCGCTGGCGCTCGGGACCGACACCGGGGGCTCGATCCGGCAGCCAGCCGCCGTCTGCGGCATCGTGGGCGGCAAGCCCACTTACGGGGCCGTGAGCCGCTACGGGCTGATCGCGTTCTCCTCCTCCCTCGACCAGGTCGGCCCGCTGGCGCGAACCGTGCTCGATGCGGCCATGTTGCACGAGGCGATCGCGGGCCACGACCCGATGGACTCGACCTCGATCGACGCACCGGTCTCCCCGGTCGTCGTGGCCGCGCGTTCCGGCGACATCAAGGGCCTCCGGGTGGGTATCGTCCGCGAGCTGTCCGGCGAGGGCTACCAGCCCGGTGTCCAGGCTGCTTTCGGCGACGCGGTGGCCCTGCTCGACAAGCTGGGTGCCGAGATCCACGAGGTCTCGTGCCCGCACTTCGCCTTCGCGCTGCCCGCTTACTACCTGATCGCGCCGAGCGAATGCTCTAGCAACCTGGCCCGCTTCGACGCGATGCGCTACGGGCTGCGGGTGGGAGACGACGGCGTCGCCAGTGCCGAGCAGGTGATGGCCGCGACCCGGGCCGCTGGTTTCGGTCCCGAGGTCAAGCGTCGGATCATCCTCGGCACGTATGCGCTGTCCAGCGGCTACTACGACGCCTATTACGGGCAGGCGCAGAAGGTCCGGACGCTGATCGGCCGAGACTTCGCGGCGGCTTTCGAACAGGTGGACGTGCTGGTGTCACCGACCACCCCCACGACGGCGTTCCCGCTCGGCGAGCGCGTCGACGACCCGATGGCTATGTACCTGGCCGACCTGGCGACGATCCCGTCGAATCTCGCCGGCAACGCGGCGATCTCCGTTCCGGTCGGCCGTTCGGCCGACGACGGGCTGCCCGTGGGGTTGCAGGTGATGGCGCCCGCGCTGGCCGACGACCGGGTCTACCGGGTCGGAGCTGCCCTCGAGGGTGCGCTGACCGAGCGCTGGGGACACCTCCTGGTCGAGGAGGCGCCGGTCCTGTGACCATCGCACTGGTGGATTACGCCGACGCCGTGCGTCGCTACGACCCGGTACTCGGGCTCGAGACGCATGTCGAATTGGGGACCACCTCGAAGATGTTCTGCGGCTGCCCAACCGCTTTCGGCGCTGAACCGAACACCCAGGTCTGCCCCACCTGTCTCGGGCTCCCCGGGTCGCTGCCGGTGGCCAACCGCGAGGCGATCCGGGCCACCGTTCTCATCGGCCTGGCGCTGCACTGCGAGATCGCCTCCTGGTGCCGGTTGGCCAGGAAAAACTACTTCTACCCGGACATGCCGAAGAACTTCCAGATCTCGCAGTACGACGAACCGCTGTGCACCGGCGGGTGGCTCGAGGTGGAGACCGAAGGTCGCACGCACCGGGTGGAGATCGAACGGGTCCACCTCGAGGAGGACACCGGAAAGTCCCTCCACGTCGGGGGGAGCACGGGACGGATTCAAGGTGCTACGCATTCGCTCGTGGACTACAACCGGGCCGGGATCCCGCTGGTCGAGATCGTCACCCGTCCGATCGCGGGCACCGGTGCCGATGCGCCGGTGGTCGCCCGGGCCTACGTAACCGCGATCCGCGACCTCGTCCGCGCACTCGGGGTGTCCGACGTGCGGATGGAGCAAGGCTCGCTGCGCTGCGATGTCAACGTGTCGCTTCGGGAAGATCCGAATGCCGCGCTCGGGACGCGCACCGAGTCCAAGAACGTCAACTCGCTGCGCTCGGTGGAACGCGCGGTCCGGTACGAGATCGAGCGCCAGGCCGCCGTGCTGGATTCGGCGGGACGGGTCAGGCAGGAGACCCGGCACTTCCACGAGGACACCGGTACCACGACGCCGGGCCGGAGTAAGGAGCAGGCCGAGGACTACCGCTATTTCCCGGAACCGGACCTCGTCCCGATCGCACCGACGCGGGAGTGGCTGGCCGACATCGCGGCGGCGCTTCCGGAACTTCCGGCAGCGAGGCGGGCCCGGCTCGCCGCCGAGCACGGCTTCAGCGCCATCGACGTCGAACAGATGGTGAACGCGGGCGTGCTCGAGTTGGTCGATGCGACGATCGGTGCCGGGGCGTCCGCCGACGAGTCACGCAAGTGGTGGCTCGCCTATCTCGCCGAGCGGGCCAACACCCAGGGGGTCGAGCCGGCCGAGCTCGGGATCGATCCCGCTCAGCTGGCCGCTGTCATCGCGGCGGTGACTAGCGGCCGGTTGACCAACCCGTTGGCCCGCCAGGTCGTGGACGGCGTGCTCGCCGGTGAGGGCTCCCCCGACGAGGTCATCGCGGCCCGCGGGCTCGCCGTCGTGACCGACGAGGGTGAGCTCGGCGGGATCGTCGACCAGGCGATCTCGGAGAACCCGGAGATCGCGGAGAAGATCCGGGCCGGCAAGGTGGCGGCCGCCCAGGCCCTCGTGGGCGTGGTCATGAAAGCCACCCGGGGGCAGGCCGACGCGGCCCGGGTCCGCCGGTTGGTTCTCGAGCGGCTCGACGCCGACGGGTCATGATCCGGCTTCTCGCCGCCGTCGCCCTGCTCGGGTTCGGCCCTTGGCCCGCGTCGTTCGCCGACGGTCCCAACCCGCAGATCGTCGCCGTCCTCGACCGGGTGAGCCCGGCGTTGCCAGCCGGTGTCGTCGTCCAGGCGCAGGTGAGCCTCGACGACCAGCTGGTCGCGGCGAACCCGACCAGCACCGTCCTCGAGGTCATTGCGACCGACGGGGTGCCATTCCTGCGGATCAGCCGGGCGGGCGTACTCGCGAACGTCGCCGACCCGGACTGGTACGAGTCGAACGTCCCGGGCGGAGGTGGCTCCCTGCCGGCCGGTGTGCACGCGGGCGCCGCACCGCATTGGGCCCGGGTGAGCGCAGATGATGCCTGGGGCTGGTACGACGCCCGGGTGGGTACGAGCGGGCTGGCGTTGCCATCCAGGGCCGCATCGGCTACCGCCCCGCTCGGCTTCCAGTCCTGGACGGTACCGCTGCGCTACGGAAGCCAGCCCGTCACGCTGTCCGGGCACTTCGAGTTCTACCCGGACCTCGGTGGCTTCCTTGTCACCGCCAGCCACGTACCCGCCGGGTTGACCGCGAGCATCCTCCAGGGCCGACTGCCCGGGGTCTTTCTCGGCGACCCGGCCGGAACGCCGGTAATCGTCATCGGTATCGACGGCGCCCCGTTCCTGCGCCTCGGTCCGACCGGTGTCGAGGTCAACACCGCAAGCCGGAGCTGGGCGATCGACCAGCAGGCACGGGGGAACTCGCCGCCCAGGACCACACCCGGCCAGCAATGGCGACGGCTGTCTGTCGCCCGTACGGTCGATTGGCTCGACCCCCGGCTGAGCTACCCCGCGGAGGCCCCGCCGGACCCCAATCGGGCAGCCACGGTCCGGACCTGGCGTATCCCGCTCATCGTCGACGGAGCTCGGACCGCGCTGATCGGGGCGATCCAGTGGCGGCCGGCGGTCGCCGCGGCGCCCGGGTCCGGCTCCGCGGGCGGCGGCGTTCCGCTGCTCTGGCCTGCGGTCGGGGCCGCGGCCGCGGTCACGGCCGCCGTCACGGCGATCCGGCGCCGTCGAACCACCCGCTGAAGGCGCAGGCTCAGCCGGCCGCCGGTTGCGGTGGGTCGAGCAGGCGCAGTGCCATCAGGGCCAGGGCGTAGCCGACGTTGGAGCGGGTGGTGGCGAGCGGGCGGCCGATGAGCGACTCGACCCGGCGGAGCCGATTCAGCACTGTGTTGCGATGGCAGTACAGCCGCTCGGCCGCTCGAGTCGGCGACCCGCCGGCGGCGAACCAGGCATCCAAGGTGCCGAGCAGCACCTCGCGCTCGGGTCGTGGCAGGTCGAGCAGGTCGCCGAAGGTCTGTCGGGCCAGCCGGCCGGAGAGCTCGGGCGAGCCGACGACGAGCGCCTCGGGCAGCCGGTCGTCCAGCCAGGCCACCCCGCGCTCGCCGGGTGCCAACGTTCGCAGCGCGGTCTCGGCGAGCCGGTAGCCCTGCCCGATCTCGGCCAGGCCGGCGACCTCGGAGGAAATCCCGGCCCGACCCGGCACGAGCCGGCGGAGCAGATCGACCGTGGCCGCCGCCCCGGCCGGGCCGACGGCCACTATCCCGACCTCCCGGTCGGCCCGGATCCGCCAGGCCGAGCGGAGACCGCGGACGGCAAGCGCGTCCCGCGGTGAGCGGGGCAGGTCGGCCGTCGCCGGGTCGTAGGCCGCGGTGACGACGAGGTACCCGCCGCTCTCGGGCAGCTCGAGGGCCCGGGCCGCCTCCGCGCTGACCGCCACGTCGCGGCCGTGTCCTTCGACGAGGGCGTCGAGCAGGGCCTGCTGGCGATGTCCGAGCCGCTGGGCGAGCTCGGTTTCGGTGGCCCGGTACGCGTCGCTCACGGCCGAGGAGAACCGGTCGACCACCTCCCAAACGCCGGTCGCCCCGTCGAGCAGGGTCAGCACGTCGACCTTCGGGTTGCGTCGTCCCGCCTCGACCAGGCTCTCCCAGATGATCCGGCCGCCGAGCCGGTAGGCATGCAGGACGGATTCGAGCGGCATCCCTTGCTGGGCCCGCCGCCGACCGGTCGCCCGTGGGGCATCCCACGGGTCCGCCCCGGCGGGAACGGTGCCGGTCAGCGTCTGAAGCACCCGGGCCAGATTGTCGTGGCAGGAGCCCCACAGGTCGGTGTCGGCAACCCGCTCCGCCTCGTACCGACCGTCATCCCGCTGGATTTCCTGAACCAGGCGGTCGGTCAGCCGGGAAAGATCGCCAAGCAACTCCAGGCCCAGCGTCCCCACCCCCGAGCTGGGCCAGCCGCGAGCGTCCATGCCGCCCAGACTAGACCCCAGGCACAACTGCTGTCGGTACGTCACGGTGGGAACGCACAGATTCCGACCGGGAGAACTGTGCTCTCAGCACATAGCCGGGCAGCCTTCGATGTCGAATCTGTTACCCAGAAGCTACGTCGGGGGCTGGGCCCTTGAGTGGGGCTCATTGCCGATGACGGACTTGGGAGGCGGTCATGCGCAAATCCGGTCTCTTCGCGCTGGTGCTCGCGGTGGCAGGGCTGTCCGGGGCGGCGGTGCCGGCTGTGGCGGCCGCCCCCGAGGCAGCGTCTACCGGTTCCTTCGGTCCGTTGTTCGAGGAGCCGTCGAGCCTCGCCGGTGACATCGACTGCACCGCTCGGGACGGCGCGCCGAACTGCAAACCGGCCGCGATGGCGGTCGCGGTGCTGCCGAACGGTTCGGAGCTCTACTGGGACGGCCTGGAGGGCATGAACCGGGTCCAGTACAACGTCGTCGCGGAGTTCGGCAACGTGGCCCAAAACGACCAGAGTCGGTTGCTCACGCTCGGTCCAGGCGGGCCGCACTGGGCTTTGCCCAAGCCCGTCGACGGAGGCACCAATCCGAACAGCGGTGCCGGGGACTACCTGCCGGTCGTGCCGCACAACAACGACGCGACGAACAACGACAGCGACCTGTTCTGCTCGTCTCTGGTCCAGCTCGCCAACGGCGACCTGATGTCCGCCGGCGGTACCGCCTACTACCTGGAGCCCGGGGTCTCGGGGGTGCCCTACGGTGTCAGCGAGCTCGAGGGTCTGCGGGTCACCCGCCTGTACGACCCGGCGACGAACAACTGGACGTTTTCCGGGAACATGGGCTACGGCCGGTGGTACCCGTCGCTGGTCACGCTGCCGAGCGGCAATGTCTTCGTCGCGAGCGGGGTTACCAAGCTGATCAAGCCCATCTACCCGAACAGCCCGACGAACTCCGGAACAAACGTCAAGCAGACCGAGACCTACGACACCGCGACTGGTACCTGGTCCTACAACGGGACGACCGCGGACAAGTCGCTGCCGCTGTTCCCGCGGCTGCACCTGCTCCCGGACGGCAAGGTGTTCTATGACGCGGCCGGTCAGACGTTCAACCCGGACGGACAGTCCTACGACGAGGCGCTATGGAATATGGCGAGCGTCTACGACCCGAGCGCGAAGACGTGGACCGACGTCGGCGTTCCCACGATCGGCGGCCTGCCACTGGGGTTCCGAGGCTCCGGGTTCGACGTCATGCTCCCGCTGGCGCCGAATGCCGCGGGGAAGTACCCGACGGCCTCCTTCCTCGCCGCGGGTGGGGTGATCGGGGTCACCCCCGGCACCTATCTGGCAACCAACACCTCGACGCTGGACACGATCGACACCGCGCACGGCGACGCTTTCACGAGCACCGCGACCGGCGCCCTCAACAACGCGCGCTGGTACAGCACCGGAGTCGTGCTGCCCGACGGTGAGGTCTTCGCGGTCAATGGCGCCAACCGCGACGAAGTCGTCGCGCCGGGCTCCGGGACGCCGGTGACCCAGGCGGAGCTGTACAACCCGAACACGCGGACCTGGCAGGTTGCCGCGACCGAGACGCATGGCCGGACCTACCACAATACGGCCGTGCTGCTGCCGGACGGGAGCGTGCTGGTCGGCGGTCACGCGCCGATCGCCACCGGGTACGCGTTCCAGACCGACCAGGGAACCGCGATCGGGCTGTCGAAAGCCGAGAGCGACCCGACCTTCCAGATCTACTACCCGCCGTACTTCTCCTACCGCGTGCCGAGGCCCACGATCGAGCAGGCGCCGGAGCGGCTGAGCTATGACCAGGTGGCCACCATCTCGACCCCGGACGCAGCCCGGATCAGCACGGTGGCACTGGTCCGCAACCCTTCGCTCACCCATCTCGTCGACGGCGACCAGCGCACGGTCGACCTGCGGATCGTGGGACGCTCGGCCGAGGCTCTCCGGGTCGCGATCCCGGGCCCGGATGTCGTGCCGCCCGGCCCCTACATGCTGTTCGTGAACGCCCGGTCGGCGAAGGGGCAGGTGCCGTCGGTTTCCACCCAGGTCTTCGCCGGTATGCCGGTCCCGGCTTACGCGGTCCGGGCACATGAGCTGGCTGCGGCCCACCGGACGAGCGCACCCGCCCGGCGGGTGCCGGCCAGAACCCTGGCCGAGGCGGCGCTGCCGGCGACGGTCCACAGTGTCCCGGCGACGTCTGGTCTCGCCGCGCGGAACGCGACGAGTCGCGGCCCGCTGACCGACCGGCGCGGGCTTACCTGGCTCGGGGCGGCAGCCCTCGTCAGCGGCGCGGCGGCCCTCGGCGGTTTCGGCTTCCGTCGTCGCCGGGCGCAGAGGTAGCCGCGCTCAGGGTTTGGCTTCCCGAGCCCGGCTCGGTGGCGGCGATGGGCGGTCTACCCGCGGGCGTCGCGGCCGATGTCTGGCCGGGCACCGGCGCGCTGCCGGCCTCGGCGTCGGAGGTAGAGGTCGTCGTCCTGCCGTTCCTCGCCGCGGGCGACCGGCTCGCCGACCTGCGCGAGTTGCCCCGGCTGCGCCTGGTCCAGTTGCTGACTGCCGGGGCGGAAGCGGTGCTGCCGTACGTCCCGGCGGGGGTCACCGTGTGCACCGCCCGCGGCGCGCACACCGCGAGCACCGCGGAGTGGGTGGTCGCCGTCATCCTCGCTCAACTTCGTGAGCTTCCGCGCTTCGTCCTCGCCCAACATGCCGGCCGGTGGGAGCGCCGTGGAACCCCGACCCTCGCCGGCTCGACCGTGCTGATCGTCGGATACGGGTCGATCGGAGCCGGCGTCGAGGCCCGGCTGGGCGGTTTCGAGGTCACGATCGACCGCATCGCACGCCACTCCAGACCGGGGGTCGGCGGACTCGACGAGCTGGCCGATCGGTTGCCCGGCGCGGACGTCGTCGTGCTGCTGGTCCCCCTGACCGCGCAAACCCGCGGGCTGGTGGACGCGAGCTTCCTCCGTCGCATGCGCGACGGCGCCCTTCTGGTCAACGCCGCCCGCGGCCCGGTGGTCGACACGGATGCGCTCCTGGCTGAGCTGCGTGCGGGGCGGTTGCGTGCCGCCATCGACGTCACCGACCCGGAGCCGCTCCCGGCCGGCCATCCGTTGTGGACGGCGCCCGGCCTTCTGCTCACCCCGCACGTCGCGGGCTCTACGCCGCTGGCTCGACCCCGGGCGTATGCGCTCGCCCGCCGGCAGCTGGACCGGTACCTGTCCGGGCAGCCGCTGGAGAACGTGGTGCACGCCGGCGGGTACTGAATCCAGCGCGTCTCGCTATTCGAGACATTCGGTCTACGGGTTGACGTGCTGCTCCGGCTGCGGCACTCTTGCTTCGTGCACTCACGATTCATCGTAGTTATCCGGCGCGCCAGCTGACCTGTCTCAGCTGACGCGCTACCCCCCGTGCCATCGGCGCACGAGGGGTTTTTTGTTGCCACCTGAAGGGCCGTCACGATGTCCGAGCAGATCACCGGGGCGCAGTCGCTCGTCCGAGCTCTCGAAGCGGTTGGAGCCGACATCGTCTTCGGCATCCCGGGGGGCGCCATCCTGCCCGCATATGACCCGCTCTTCGACTCGACGACGGTCCGGCACATCCTGGTCCGCCACGAGCAGGGCGCCGGGCACGCGGCCGAGGGCTATGCCCAGGCGACCGGCCGGGTCGGGGTTTGCATGGCCACCAGCGGACCCGGGGCCACGAACCTCGTCACCCCGATCGCCGACGCGTACATGGACTCCGTGCCGATCGTCGCGATCACCGGTCAGGTTCCCTCGTCCGCGATCGGCACCGACGCTTTTCAGGAAGCCGACATCTGCGGCATCACCATGCCGATCACCAAGCACAACTATCTGGTGCAGTCGGCGGACGACATCCCGAGGGTCATCGCCGAGGCCTTCCACATCGCGTCCACGGGCCGCCCCGGCCCGGTCCTCGTCGACCTGCCCAAGGACATCCTCCAGGCAGCGACCAGCTTCGTCTGGCCGCCCACAATGGAGCTGCCCGGCTACCGGCCCACCACGAGGCCGCATGCCCGCCAGGTTCGAGAAGCGGCCCGGATCATCTCCGGCGCCCTGCGGCCGGTGCTCTACGTGGGCGGGGGAGTGCTGAAGGCGCGGGCGGCAGCCGAACTACGCCTACTCGCCGAGCTGACCGGGGCTCCCGTCGTCACCACGTTGATGGCCAGAGGCGCCTTCCCCGACTCCCATCCGCAGCACCTGGGCATGCCCGGTATGCACGGAGCGGTCGGGGCGGTAGGCGCGCTTCAGCGGGCCGATGTGATCGTGGCCCTCGGCGCTCGCTTCGACGACCGGGTCACCGGCAAGTTGTCGACCTTCGCCCCGCACGCGACGGTCATCCACGCCGACATCGACCCTGCGGAGATCTCGAAGAACCGAGTCGCCGACGTTCCGATCGTCGGCGACGCGCGCGAGGTCATCGCCGAGCTGGTGGTGGCGATCCGGACTGAACACTCCGAGGGTCGCCAGGCCGATCTCACGGGCTGGTGGCGGACGTTGGAGAGTTGGCGCGGCACCTACCCGCTGGGGTACGAGTCACCTACGGACGGCTCGCTGGCCCCGCAGTACGTCATCGAGCGGATCGGTGAGATCGCGGGGCCGGAGGCGCTCTACGTCGCGGGTGTCGGGCAGCACCAGATGTGGGCGAGCCAGTTCGTCCGTTACGAGAATCCCTACACCTGGCTCAACTCCGGCGGCCTGGGGACGATGGGGTACGCGGTCCCGGCGGCCATGGGCGCCAAGGCGGGTCGACCGGACGCCCTGGTCTGGGCCATCGACGGTGACGGGTGTTTCCAGATGACCAATCAGGAGCTGGTTACCTGCGCGGTGGAAGGGATCCCGATCAAGGTTGCGGTCATCAACAACGGCAGCCTCGGCATGGTCCGCCAGTGGCAGACCCTCTTCTACGACGGGCGCTACTCCAACACCGACCTCGGGCGGCGCCGCCTGCCCGACTTCGTGCGGCTGGCCGAGGCGATGGGATGTGTCGGTCTGCGCTGCGAAACCCCGGACTCCGTGGACGCGACGATCGAGAAGGCAATGGCCATCGACGACGCCCCGGTCGTCATCGACTTCGTCGTGCAGCCCGACGCCATGGTCTGGCCGATGGTCGCCGCGGGAACCGGAAACGACGAGATCAAGGTCGCCCGCGATCTTGCTCCGGACTGGGAGAAGGACGACCTATGACCGAAGCGCGACACACCCTTTCCGTCCTCGTCGAGAACCGCCCGGGTGTCCTGGCCCGGGTCGCGGGGCTCTTCTCCCGCCGGGGATTCAACATCGACTCCCTTGCGGTCGGGCCGACCGAGCATTCTGACGTGTCACGGATGACCATCGTCGTGCGCGTCGATGACCTGCCGCTCGAGCAGGTGACCAAGCAGCTGAACAAACTGGTGAACGTGATCAAGATCGTTGAGCTGGCGCCGGACGCCGCAGTGCAGCGCGAGCTGCTCCTCGTCAAGGTGCGGGCCGACCTGGAGACCCGATCCCACGTGCTCGAGACCGTGCAGCTGTTCCGGGCCAAGGTGGTCGACGTGTCCGCCGACGCGGTCGCGGTCGAAGCGACCGGCACGAGCGACAAGCTCGACGCCTTGATTCGCGTTCTCGAGCCCTTCGGCATCTGTGAGCTCGTGCAGTCCGGGATGGTGGCCTTGAGCCGCGGGTCGCGCTCGATCACCGACCGGAACCTGCGAAGCGCCGAACGCACCGCCTGAGCGCCAACCCCGATCCCAGGAAAGGACCTGCACACGATGACCGAGATCTACTACGACGCGGACGCCTCGCTCGACCTGGTCAATGCCCGGAAGATCGCCGTCCTGGGCTACGGCAGCCAGGGGCACGCCCACGCCCTGTCGCTGCGTGACTCCGGGGCGGACGTCCGGATCGGCCTGCCCGAAGGTTCGGGCAGCCGGGCCGCGGCGGAGGCGGAGGGGCTGCGCGTGCTCACCCCCGAGCAGGCCTGCGCCGAGGCCGATCTGATCATGGTGCTTGCGCCGGACACCGTGCAGCGCCATCTCTACAAGGCTGCGATCGAGCCGGCCCTGCGGCCGGGCTCCGCTCTGTTCTTCGGGCACGGCTTCAACATCCGATTCGGCTACATCACGCCCCCCGCGGGCGTCGACGTCTGCATGGTCGCGCCGAAGGGGCCGGGCCACCTGGTCCGCCGCCAGTTCGTCGAAGGCCGGGGCGTGCCGGTGCTCGTTGCGGTCGACCAAGACGCCAGCGGGTCCGCGCTTGCGCTCACGTTGTCCTACGCCAAGGCGATCGGAGGCACCCGGGCCGGTGCGCTGCGGACCACCTTCGCCGAGGAGACCGAGACAGACCTGTTCGGCGAGCAGGCGGTGCTCTGTGGCGGCGCTTCCGCACTCGTCCAGGCCGGCTTCGAGACCCTCGTTGAAGCTGGGTA
This window contains:
- a CDS encoding acetolactate synthase large subunit → MSEQITGAQSLVRALEAVGADIVFGIPGGAILPAYDPLFDSTTVRHILVRHEQGAGHAAEGYAQATGRVGVCMATSGPGATNLVTPIADAYMDSVPIVAITGQVPSSAIGTDAFQEADICGITMPITKHNYLVQSADDIPRVIAEAFHIASTGRPGPVLVDLPKDILQAATSFVWPPTMELPGYRPTTRPHARQVREAARIISGALRPVLYVGGGVLKARAAAELRLLAELTGAPVVTTLMARGAFPDSHPQHLGMPGMHGAVGAVGALQRADVIVALGARFDDRVTGKLSTFAPHATVIHADIDPAEISKNRVADVPIVGDAREVIAELVVAIRTEHSEGRQADLTGWWRTLESWRGTYPLGYESPTDGSLAPQYVIERIGEIAGPEALYVAGVGQHQMWASQFVRYENPYTWLNSGGLGTMGYAVPAAMGAKAGRPDALVWAIDGDGCFQMTNQELVTCAVEGIPIKVAVINNGSLGMVRQWQTLFYDGRYSNTDLGRRRLPDFVRLAEAMGCVGLRCETPDSVDATIEKAMAIDDAPVVIDFVVQPDAMVWPMVAAGTGNDEIKVARDLAPDWEKDDL
- the ilvC gene encoding ketol-acid reductoisomerase, whose amino-acid sequence is MTEIYYDADASLDLVNARKIAVLGYGSQGHAHALSLRDSGADVRIGLPEGSGSRAAAEAEGLRVLTPEQACAEADLIMVLAPDTVQRHLYKAAIEPALRPGSALFFGHGFNIRFGYITPPAGVDVCMVAPKGPGHLVRRQFVEGRGVPVLVAVDQDASGSALALTLSYAKAIGGTRAGALRTTFAEETETDLFGEQAVLCGGASALVQAGFETLVEAGYQPEVAYFECLHELKLIVDLMYEGGLAKMRWSVSDTAEYGDYTRGPRIVTDATKAEMKHILGEIQDGAFAREWVAEDDAGRPQFTKYRAEGAAHPVEQVGGRLRPLMSWIEQ
- the ilvN gene encoding acetolactate synthase small subunit → MTEARHTLSVLVENRPGVLARVAGLFSRRGFNIDSLAVGPTEHSDVSRMTIVVRVDDLPLEQVTKQLNKLVNVIKIVELAPDAAVQRELLLVKVRADLETRSHVLETVQLFRAKVVDVSADAVAVEATGTSDKLDALIRVLEPFGICELVQSGMVALSRGSRSITDRNLRSAERTA